The Cellulophaga lytica DSM 7489 nucleotide sequence AAGAATTATTTTTAGAAAAAACGCTAGATAAATTTATAAATACACAGTTGCACAAACTTAAAAACAGTTCTAAACTTAAAATTAAAGAGGTAAACAGCTCTTTAGAGTACTTGTTTAAAGCTATTAGTTTAGAAATGAAGCAAGATATTGTTAACCAAGAAGTTGTAGAAGGTGGCTTAAAGTCTATTTTAGCTAAGTTGGTTGGCTACACAAATACAAATTTTGTTACAGATTACACAAGTTTGAGTTCTGGTTTTTTAGATTTACTATCTACTCAATTAAAAAATAATGTAGCTTTTTACGCCACCCATTTGCATACTACTTCTCAGAACTTAAATGCAATGTGCAATAAGGTTTTTGGTAAAACAGCATCAGATGTAATAGCAGAGCATATTATAAAAGAAATAAAAAGGCAGCTGCTATTTACAAACAAATCTGTAAGTGATATAGCTTATGATTTAGAGTTTAAAGATACATCACACTTTACAAAATATTTTAAACGTTATGTGTTGCAAACACCTTTGCAATTTAAAAAAGCTGCTAATACATAAATTAGACCATTATTTTGTTAATAACACCATTCTTACGATAAAACAACTACTACTTTAGCTTTCAATAAAAATAATAGTATTATGAAAATGAAAACACTTTTTTTACTGATGTTTTTCTGTTTTATTGGGCAAAACCTTATGGCTCAAATAACCGGTAAAGTAATAGATGCAAGCACTAACCAAGCCCTAGAATATGCTACAGTTGCATTGTACAAAAAACAAGATTCTGTTTTGGTTACTGGTGTTATAACAGAGTTAGATGGTTCTTTTAAAATACCAAACATAAAAGCTGGCAGATATTATTTAGAAGCGTCTTTTTTAGGGTATACAACTAAAACTATTAGCCCTGTATTACTATCTAAAAAAGGAGAAAGACTGAGTTTGGGAGCTATACAATTGACTTTAGGTAACCAATTAAACGAAGTTGTAGTGCAAGCAGAGCGTTTAGCGGTTGTACATAAAATAGACCGTCAGGTTTTTGATACTAAAAAATACCAAAATAGTGAAGGTGGTTCTGCAGTAGATGTTGTAAAAAACTTACCATCTGTAACTTTAAATGGTCAAGGAGAAATAAGTGTTAGAGGTAGCCAAGGTTTTTCGGTACTAGTAAACGGTAAACCAACACAAGGAGATGCTAGTGCTATTTTGGCTCAATTACCAGCAAATGGGTTAGAGTCTGTAGAACTTATT carries:
- a CDS encoding AraC family transcriptional regulator; this encodes MQNSIKTYNKISSGLDLKIEPFDSTKRYTKPHKHNKYLEIVYFTQGTGYHHIDFKSYKIEPPVFFLIKKDQVHNWEIDTEPKGYVIIIKELFLEKTLDKFINTQLHKLKNSSKLKIKEVNSSLEYLFKAISLEMKQDIVNQEVVEGGLKSILAKLVGYTNTNFVTDYTSLSSGFLDLLSTQLKNNVAFYATHLHTTSQNLNAMCNKVFGKTASDVIAEHIIKEIKRQLLFTNKSVSDIAYDLEFKDTSHFTKYFKRYVLQTPLQFKKAANT